The nucleotide sequence GTCCGAATGTTGGATGACCCGATGTCGATTCCAACCAAAATGGAGTCCCTAGACATGGTTTTTCTAAACAAGAATTTATATTGCGCCGTTCCAACACAGACGCCGAACTGGCTAATTTTCCTATTTGCTGTTAATTATAGACAGAAAAAAGCTTTTAGCAATGGTCTTCTAGCGAAGTCCCAGAAACTCTCTAATGTAGGGTAGAAAAATGATAATTCCCACTGCCACGGCGACCAGCGTAGAAATAAGCACCACGGCCGCCATAATGTCTTTGATAAGACGGGCGTAAGGATGAATTTTGGGCCTGATTATATCAACCACTCTTTCTACTACAGTATTGGTGAGTTCCGTGATGAGCACCCACATAATCATAAGGATAAGCACGATTGCTTCCCAGTTTTTCACTTTGAAAATGAAGATTAGCGCCAGAACAAACACAGCTAGAACAAGCTCAATCTGAAAATTTCGCTCATAAGAAGCGGCATACTTAAAGCCCCGAAAA is from Candidatus Moraniibacteriota bacterium and encodes:
- a CDS encoding diacylglycerol kinase, whose translation is MSNGNQTSGEEIKKLNKSFRHAFRGFKYAASYERNFQIELVLAVFVLALIFIFKVKNWEAIVLILMIMWVLITELTNTVVERVVDIIRPKIHPYARLIKDIMAAVVLISTLVAVAVGIIIFLPYIREFLGLR